In the genome of Methylotenera mobilis JLW8, the window CGTGTCTGTATTCCAGTAACCATCGGTGGTTAACAGTGCGAAATTCTGTTGGCAAGAGTATTGCACCGGATCGGAGGAACCTATAGGCTTTTTGCCAGCATAAATTCTGCCCACTACTGAAAGTGCAGAGCGCAACGGGGTGCCACCACTGGGGTCTATGCCAAACAACTTAGTGTACCATTGCTCTTTTTGGCTGCCAGTACCATTATCAAACTTGTTGATTGGTAAGTAATTGCTGCTTTGGCTGCTAATTGTAACAAAACCAACTCTGTAACGATTATCAATCGGTTTAAACGCCAAGCTAGCAGCAGTTTTCATCGCTTGTATACGCGTACGGTAATAGGTATACCAATTAGCAAAATTGGTCATTTCCTGCACATAACTACAGGTATTGCCGCAATCGGTACGTGCGGCTGACTTAGGATAACTGTTAGTTGAAGCAACAATATCGGTGCGGCTAAAAGTGTAAGGTGGCATCGCTGATCCACTGACACCACCTGCAGCATTCGCAACATTGCCATATGTCGCGCTATTGTTTAATGTAATTTGCAATGTGCCGTTACTATTAGTGCCTGCAGCAATAGCAGTGATAGTGATTGTAGGGGTATTTGCTCCATCAGAAACTGCTATGTAATCAGGGCTAGAAATACAAGCATTAATTTTGGCAACAATTGCATCGGCTAACGCCTTACGTCGCGTATTTAAATTTGGGCCCCCTGTTGGGGTGTATGTTGCAGCGGCGCAACCAGTACCGGTGCTCATAATCTCCACACTATTTACTTTGACACTGCTGACAGTAGTAGTGCCGGAGCTACTTACATTCGTAACCGAGAACGAACCAGTCGCCGTCGCACCAGAGCCTATATAGCGTGGGTAGATATAATCACCGGAGCGCGTTGATTTGCAGGTAGTCATTGATGAGTCAGTGCACCAACGCGACCTAGCTGGAAAGCTATAACTAACACCAGCTACAGTCGTTGGCACTGCCGATAATACGCAATTAACTAGCTCAGACTCACTGCAATACTCGGTTGGCACCACTGAGTAGTAATACGGTGCGCCAGACACCTTAATTAAATTGGCTAGCATACCAGACGTCGCCTGCTGATTTGGCACACCTGAAGTACGCCCATATTTATAGATTGCATTAGGGTAAAGATAGCCGCTATTCTTGCGGCATACGTTGGTGTCAATAAGTTCGCTGGCACTAGGGTCCCGTTTAGTGCACCAAACACGGTCCGGATAGTTGGTGGTGAGATCCACATAATTGGTGGTTACCAACAATTGCGTAGTATTTTGCTTATTGTAAGAGTCTGTCCTTACATTGGTCGGCGTAGTTTGGTCACCTCTACTTGTACCATCTGCATTCACACCTGCTGTATAGCGAATCGCCGGGTTGTAGTATTGGCTATTCATATCACTGTTCATAAAAGGTACATCACCGACTACGCACATATCCAGCACACGGGTTGTACCACTTAACACGCCGGGGAGTACAACACCTTTTGGGTCTGATGCACTACTTGAATCTAGTAAATCATCGTCGCCACTATCACGGCAATTTCTATCGTTGCTGCCTGGAGTCTGATTGCTATCGCTAATGTAATCTGGTGTGTAATCCTGCTTCATGCTTCCAGAGTTATCTAAAATAAACATCAAATTGGGCAGCACATTAGTGGTTGTGGCGTTTGCCAAAGGCACTGTAGCCAAATCAACCGTAGCTGCATGCACCGATAGCGGTAACATACCGCCTAAAAGTAAACAGCCAGCGATGGAACAAGAGGTTAACAAGGACTGTATATAGTTTTTCATGATTTAATCCTAATAAACAAATGCTTGCGTAAAGCTAAGCGTATTTCTAGGGCCGGTTACACGCACGGTAACCCTATACATTGGCACATCACCCGAACTAGACAATTGCCCTCCGGCAGTACCATATTCCTTTGTAGTCTGTGAGCCTGGGCTTGTTGATGTAGCACCCAGAAGACATTTTTCTTTTGCTTTGTACAACCCGGTACTAGGTAATACCGTACCAGCCACGCACATTCTCTCTACCACATAGCTTATAGTATTGCCGCTACTGTCTTTACCTGCAGAAATACCCGTGCCAGTCGCCAAACTAGAGCCAGTAGTAAAACGTGTTTTTGCATCGTCTTGGGGCGATGCATAATAACCATTATTCACGCTATCGTTATTGAGCAGGGCTGTTTGGTTTGCATCCAGCCACTTAATAGCAGTTTCAACACCAGTATCTGCCGATGCAGTTGCAGATTGCTTAAATGCCAAGTTACCTGCAATTAATGTATTGGTATCTACTGATCGAATCAATGCTACCGCTGCTAGCGACATCACTACCAGAGCCATCAACGCAAAAAATAACACCACGCCACGTTGTTTGTACATACTGTGCTGTGTAGCACCGGCCTGCCGCATTGCAGTAGCAAGGGTGCTGTTTTCATTAAGTGAGTTCATGATGAATTTACTCATAATACGTTTCTGGACCAGATAATATTACGCAGTGGAATAATGGTTTCATAAACGCGATAGCGGTAACGTTGCCAATCTGCAATGGTCGTCAGGTCAACCACAGGCGCTGGTGAACCCGCTTCATCAGGCCAAGCAACTGGCGCATTCAAGGTAACCGCGTCTTTCTCCAGCTGCCCATTTCTGGCCACCACTGCGACACGTACAGCCTTAATACGATTTCTATTTGCTACTGTTAGCCCTGCCGCGGCCCAAACACCAGTGGCATCAACCCAAGCGGTGACTCTATTATTGTTTGCAGCGTCTGATATACCATACTGTGCCTGTATATTCACAATGTCTGCCACGCTGGCTTGGCCATTACGTTCAAGCATGGCGTTATTAACACCATAACCAACTGCACTCCAATTACCCAAACAGAATAAACTAGCGCCAGATTTTGCACTAGCTGCCACTTTACCGCCGCCATCGACGGCAACTGTTACTTTAGTAGTAGCAGTAACAGTTCTGATCT includes:
- a CDS encoding pilus assembly PilX family protein, whose amino-acid sequence is MSKFIMNSLNENSTLATAMRQAGATQHSMYKQRGVVLFFALMALVVMSLAAVALIRSVDTNTLIAGNLAFKQSATASADTGVETAIKWLDANQTALLNNDSVNNGYYASPQDDAKTRFTTGSSLATGTGISAGKDSSGNTISYVVERMCVAGTVLPSTGLYKAKEKCLLGATSTSPGSQTTKEYGTAGGQLSSSGDVPMYRVTVRVTGPRNTLSFTQAFVY